In Desulfofundulus kuznetsovii DSM 6115, the following are encoded in one genomic region:
- a CDS encoding metallophosphoesterase family protein, producing MALPIAKNYPFQKPKPAPHPLIPLLLTTLAGICLFVTFLGPATYEIHGFQVGISLKPALEGQTIVELPPLGTLSARTHATPLEITVILKSVNPDIFNHPSTFTVKAFQDIFFPAAREALKRFVLRQLLVATLGAALLTWLILRSSIKRLAFAAAAGLFLMLAVLVLTRYSYSYDAFRQAEFQGAMAAAPQVLDLTGKTLDKLAELRSKTTLVTANLQSLSGRIGRLDLLNAPGTGSTKLLLVADTHNNPLGIDLIHALAKHFNVDAVLDAGDLTDYGSLLETEMVKSLRELDIPYVFAAGNHDSPAVMNFVRQLPRGHVLEGKVITIAGIKILGMPDPWAYRPIPGTGNYFQDQIQQLEEALSRNKSKPDILLVHNPQVAEKFAGRVPVLASGHTHRPEIKKIGPSLLVNPGTTGAAGIRGLQASQEVPYSASIFYFTPGASGKNPELTAIDMIKYEPLSGRITVERQVID from the coding sequence ATGGCTTTACCCATTGCCAAGAATTATCCGTTTCAAAAACCTAAACCTGCCCCTCACCCGTTAATACCACTTTTACTGACCACCCTGGCCGGGATATGCTTATTTGTCACTTTCCTGGGGCCGGCTACTTATGAGATCCATGGTTTTCAGGTGGGCATTTCATTGAAGCCCGCCCTGGAAGGACAAACCATAGTGGAACTACCACCCCTGGGAACCCTTTCAGCCCGTACCCACGCCACTCCTCTGGAGATAACGGTAATTCTCAAAAGTGTTAATCCAGATATTTTTAACCACCCATCCACCTTTACAGTCAAAGCGTTTCAGGATATCTTTTTTCCGGCAGCCAGAGAAGCTCTAAAGCGGTTTGTTCTCCGGCAGCTGCTGGTGGCGACCCTAGGCGCGGCCTTGTTAACGTGGCTTATATTACGTTCGTCCATCAAGCGATTGGCATTTGCCGCTGCAGCAGGCCTGTTTTTAATGCTAGCCGTGCTGGTGCTTACCCGGTACAGCTACAGTTATGATGCTTTCCGCCAGGCTGAGTTCCAGGGGGCCATGGCTGCCGCCCCACAGGTACTGGATTTGACTGGTAAAACCCTCGATAAGCTGGCAGAATTACGATCTAAAACCACGCTGGTGACGGCAAATTTACAGTCATTGTCGGGACGCATCGGACGATTGGATCTTCTCAACGCACCTGGAACAGGAAGCACCAAGTTATTGCTTGTTGCCGATACACATAACAATCCCCTGGGGATAGACCTGATTCACGCGCTAGCTAAGCACTTCAACGTGGACGCCGTACTTGACGCCGGTGACCTCACCGACTATGGCTCCCTTTTGGAAACGGAAATGGTAAAATCGTTACGGGAATTGGACATCCCTTACGTTTTTGCTGCCGGTAACCACGACTCTCCGGCGGTAATGAATTTTGTGCGTCAACTCCCCCGGGGCCATGTGCTGGAGGGAAAGGTAATAACCATCGCCGGGATCAAAATTTTAGGCATGCCAGACCCGTGGGCCTACCGCCCTATTCCGGGTACGGGCAATTACTTCCAGGATCAAATTCAGCAGCTGGAAGAGGCTCTGTCCCGGAACAAATCAAAGCCCGACATTTTACTTGTGCATAACCCGCAGGTAGCCGAAAAATTTGCCGGCCGCGTACCTGTTCTGGCCAGTGGACATACTCACCGGCCCGAGATCAAAAAAATTGGCCCTTCTCTGCTGGTGAACCCGGGGACCACTGGCGCCGCCGGTATCCGTGGCCTGCAAGCCAGCCAGGAAGTGCCCTATTCGGCATCTATTTTTTACTTTACTCCCGGTGCCTCCGGCAAAAATCCGGAACTCACCGCCATAGACATGATCAAATACGAACCCCTCTCCGGGCGCATTACGGTAGAAAGACAGGTTATCGACTAA
- a CDS encoding quaternary amine ABC transporter ATP-binding protein, translated as MKAKSFYWERRFTDTDKIKVQGLVKIFGSNPESALSLLDQGWGKEQILAKTRQTVAVNNVNFAVREGEVFVIMGLSGSGKSTVLRCINRLVEPTRGKVFIDDEDVTAANDVRLREIRRKKVGMVFQRFALFPHRTVLDNVAYGLEIQGVERDERYARAREMLALVGLNEWEMALPDQLSGGMQQRVGLARALASDPDILLMDEAFSALDPLIRREMQNELLSLQSKVNKTIIFVTHDLDEALKIGDRIALMKDGSIVQVGTPEEILTRPADEYVAKFVEDVDVTRVLTAEDVMRSAGTVSLKDGPRVALRRMRKEGFSSIFVVTRDCKLAGLITAEEALEASESNKEDLSKILRHDFPTATPETPLNDLIPLLAHSKFPLAVIDDQNRLLGVIVRGALLAALVRKGGMK; from the coding sequence ATGAAAGCAAAAAGTTTTTATTGGGAAAGGAGGTTCACGGATACGGATAAAATCAAGGTTCAGGGACTGGTGAAGATTTTTGGGTCTAATCCCGAAAGTGCCCTGTCTCTGCTCGATCAGGGATGGGGTAAAGAACAAATATTAGCCAAGACCCGGCAGACCGTTGCCGTTAATAACGTCAATTTTGCGGTGCGTGAAGGGGAAGTCTTTGTCATCATGGGACTTTCCGGAAGTGGAAAATCTACCGTCTTGCGCTGTATTAACCGCCTCGTAGAGCCTACCAGGGGTAAAGTGTTTATCGATGATGAAGATGTTACTGCCGCCAACGATGTTCGCCTGCGGGAAATCAGGCGCAAGAAGGTGGGCATGGTTTTTCAGCGTTTTGCCCTTTTCCCCCACCGCACGGTGCTGGACAATGTGGCCTACGGGCTGGAAATTCAAGGGGTAGAAAGGGACGAGCGCTATGCCCGGGCACGGGAAATGCTGGCACTGGTGGGGTTAAACGAATGGGAGATGGCCCTGCCGGACCAGCTGAGTGGAGGAATGCAGCAGCGGGTGGGGTTGGCCCGCGCTCTGGCGAGCGATCCCGATATCCTTTTAATGGACGAGGCTTTCAGTGCCCTGGATCCCTTGATCCGCCGGGAGATGCAAAATGAGCTGCTGTCCTTGCAGAGCAAGGTGAATAAAACCATCATTTTTGTTACCCATGACCTGGACGAGGCCTTAAAGATTGGCGACCGCATTGCCCTGATGAAGGACGGCAGCATTGTCCAGGTAGGTACCCCTGAGGAAATCCTGACCCGGCCGGCCGATGAGTATGTGGCTAAATTTGTCGAAGACGTGGATGTAACCAGGGTGCTGACAGCTGAAGATGTGATGCGGTCGGCGGGAACCGTATCCTTAAAAGACGGCCCGCGGGTAGCCCTGCGCCGCATGCGTAAGGAAGGTTTTTCCAGTATCTTTGTGGTAACCCGTGATTGTAAATTAGCAGGGCTGATCACGGCGGAGGAAGCTTTGGAAGCAAGCGAAAGTAACAAGGAGGATCTCTCGAAAATTTTGCGCCATGATTTTCCTACTGCGACCCCTGAGACTCCATTAAATGATCTAATCCCGCTCCTGGCCCATTCCAAATTTCCCCTGGCCGTAATCGACGATCAGAACCGCCTATTAGGTGTTATTGTGCGCGGGGCATTGCTGGCAGCCCTGGTACGGAAAGGGGGAATGAAGTGA
- a CDS encoding ABC transporter permease: MIFSIPLGHWVELLINFLKEHFGGSFDFINTNFDHLMGLLTGLLLAVHPFILIALLVVLVWFLSKRNVALWSGVGLLLIYNLNLWEPAMETLALVICATFLALIVGLPVGILTAWSDLVHRMTIPVLDFMQTMPPFVYLVPAVILLGIGRVPALLATVIFAMPPVIRLTGLGIRQVPVDFLEAAEAFGSTRTQKLLKVQLPLALPTIMAGVNQCIMLSLSMVVIAAMIGAGGLGGEVLRGLQRLDIPRGFEGGLAIVILAIILDRVTQTLGQKNTRKGN, translated from the coding sequence GTGATTTTCAGTATTCCTTTGGGCCACTGGGTGGAGCTGCTCATCAATTTCCTAAAGGAACATTTTGGGGGTTCATTTGATTTTATTAATACCAACTTTGACCATCTGATGGGTCTCTTAACCGGCCTGTTGCTGGCGGTACACCCGTTTATTCTCATTGCGCTGCTGGTTGTCCTGGTCTGGTTCCTCAGTAAGAGGAATGTGGCTTTGTGGAGCGGTGTTGGCCTATTGCTCATTTACAACCTTAATCTATGGGAACCGGCTATGGAAACCCTGGCCCTGGTAATCTGTGCTACGTTTTTAGCTCTGATTGTCGGTTTGCCTGTGGGCATATTAACTGCGTGGAGTGACCTGGTGCACAGGATGACTATACCCGTTCTTGACTTTATGCAAACCATGCCTCCCTTTGTTTATTTAGTACCGGCAGTAATTCTATTGGGCATTGGCCGGGTACCGGCCCTTCTAGCCACGGTAATCTTTGCCATGCCGCCGGTCATCAGGCTAACGGGTTTGGGTATCAGGCAGGTTCCAGTGGATTTTCTGGAGGCTGCGGAAGCCTTCGGTTCCACGCGTACCCAAAAACTGCTTAAAGTGCAACTGCCGCTGGCTTTACCTACGATAATGGCCGGTGTTAACCAGTGTATCATGTTGTCTCTTTCCATGGTCGTAATAGCGGCCATGATTGGGGCAGGAGGTTTGGGTGGCGAGGTGTTGCGCGGCCTGCAAAGGCTGGACATTCCCAGGGGCTTTGAGGGCGGGTTGGCCATTGTTATCCTGGCCATCATTCTAGACCGGGTTACCCAAACCTTAGGGCAGAAAAACACACGAAAGGGGAATTAA
- a CDS encoding glycine betaine ABC transporter substrate-binding protein produces the protein MFRQYRALTLATLLVFLMAAVFGCTTGEKEAGQGTVKEKFNGEIIGIEPGAGIMKATEKAIKEYSLDYTLKDSSSAAMVAALKSAIESKKWIVVTGWTPHWMFARWDLKYLEDPKGVYGGEEHIATIARKGLQKDAPAAYQMLDAFYWQPSDMEAVMLDINVNKMDPDEAAQKWIRENEDKVKKWIPEGVPKGNLKKIKLGYVEWDSEIASTHVVKHVLMKLGYDVELKAVDAGVMWTGIGAGHFDAIVAAWLPHTHGDYYKQVKDKVDNLGPNLEGAKIGLVVPDYVTINSIEDLNK, from the coding sequence ATGTTCAGGCAATACCGAGCACTGACGTTGGCGACATTGCTGGTCTTCCTCATGGCTGCCGTTTTTGGCTGTACAACGGGTGAAAAGGAGGCCGGTCAGGGAACGGTTAAAGAGAAGTTTAACGGGGAGATCATAGGCATTGAGCCTGGAGCAGGGATTATGAAGGCTACTGAAAAGGCGATCAAGGAATACAGTCTGGACTACACCTTAAAGGATAGTTCCAGTGCTGCTATGGTGGCTGCGTTGAAGTCGGCCATCGAAAGCAAAAAGTGGATTGTGGTTACCGGCTGGACGCCCCACTGGATGTTTGCCAGGTGGGACCTCAAGTACCTGGAAGATCCCAAGGGAGTTTATGGAGGGGAAGAGCACATAGCCACCATTGCGCGCAAAGGTTTGCAGAAAGATGCTCCGGCTGCATATCAAATGCTGGATGCATTTTATTGGCAACCGTCTGACATGGAAGCGGTAATGCTGGATATTAATGTGAACAAAATGGATCCCGATGAAGCGGCCCAAAAGTGGATCCGGGAAAATGAGGATAAAGTGAAAAAATGGATTCCCGAAGGGGTACCCAAGGGTAACCTGAAGAAAATCAAGCTGGGCTATGTGGAGTGGGATTCCGAGATTGCCAGTACCCACGTGGTGAAGCATGTGCTCATGAAATTAGGTTATGACGTTGAGCTCAAGGCAGTTGATGCGGGAGTAATGTGGACGGGTATAGGAGCCGGTCATTTTGATGCCATTGTGGCCGCCTGGTTGCCGCACACTCACGGGGACTATTATAAACAGGTGAAGGACAAGGTGGATAATCTCGGTCCCAACCTGGAGGGGGCTAAAATAGGACTGGTAGTACCGGATTACGTAACTATTAACTCCATAGAAGACCTGAACAAGTAA
- a CDS encoding cation:proton antiporter, with amino-acid sequence MPFETTTNLTIIFFLITLAILLANKLHFSSIPLLILLGILFGPYGPHNEWFDLRLVQNCELVSFLSHLGVLLLLFYLGLEFSASRVVQNGPAILKGGTVYVGLNFLRGLILGWVFFHSLPETLIVAGITTISSSAMVTKLLMELKRTANPETELVLGFMVYEDAFMAVYLSLLYTYFLTGGTSFTSGLLSGLVTLLFILAVLFSGPRFSPYLERWLHIRSGESFIAIGFTLLLFTVLVAEKLHVAEAVGALLLGLILAETSHARRLVQMIAPMRDLFGAVFFFAFGMGIDYREFSAVAGITAVAVLATVFGNLFTGWFSAWICGYRGRPALNVASIMIPRGELAILVAGIAANAQLTAVFQPFAALYVLALALVSPSLAKKSGRIHSIVTNIWSSLRPAKQSSKAS; translated from the coding sequence GTGCCGTTTGAAACCACGACCAATCTAACCATTATTTTTTTCCTCATCACCCTGGCCATTTTACTAGCCAACAAGCTTCATTTCTCATCCATCCCCTTGCTCATCCTTCTGGGCATCCTTTTTGGCCCCTACGGTCCCCACAACGAATGGTTTGATTTAAGACTGGTGCAGAACTGTGAACTGGTGTCTTTCCTGTCTCATCTGGGGGTCCTGCTGCTGCTTTTCTACCTGGGTCTGGAGTTTTCGGCCAGCCGGGTGGTGCAAAACGGCCCCGCCATCCTCAAAGGTGGCACTGTTTATGTGGGGCTGAACTTTCTGCGCGGCCTGATCCTCGGTTGGGTGTTTTTTCATTCCCTCCCTGAAACGCTCATTGTGGCCGGGATCACCACCATTTCCAGCAGCGCCATGGTGACCAAGCTGCTCATGGAACTAAAACGCACCGCCAATCCGGAGACGGAACTGGTTCTGGGTTTTATGGTCTACGAGGACGCTTTCATGGCTGTTTATCTTTCCTTACTCTATACCTACTTTTTAACGGGAGGAACTTCCTTTACAAGCGGGCTCCTTAGCGGCCTGGTTACTCTGCTTTTTATCCTCGCCGTTCTATTCTCAGGTCCGCGATTTAGCCCCTACCTGGAAAGATGGTTGCACATCCGCAGCGGAGAGTCTTTTATTGCCATTGGCTTTACCCTTCTCCTCTTTACCGTCCTGGTGGCTGAAAAGCTACACGTGGCTGAAGCAGTAGGCGCTTTGCTCCTGGGCCTGATCCTGGCTGAAACCTCCCATGCCAGACGTCTCGTACAGATGATTGCGCCCATGCGCGACCTCTTTGGAGCCGTTTTTTTCTTCGCCTTTGGTATGGGTATAGACTACCGTGAGTTTTCAGCCGTAGCAGGTATCACTGCCGTGGCGGTACTGGCTACCGTCTTTGGCAACCTCTTCACCGGATGGTTCAGCGCCTGGATTTGTGGCTATCGCGGACGACCGGCTCTGAACGTGGCCAGCATCATGATCCCCCGGGGAGAACTGGCTATTTTGGTTGCCGGCATAGCAGCCAACGCTCAACTTACGGCAGTGTTTCAGCCCTTTGCCGCCCTTTATGTACTGGCACTCGCGTTAGTCAGTCCATCGCTGGCTAAAAAGTCGGGCCGGATACACAGCATCGTGACTAATATTTGGTCAAGCCTGCGCCCTGCAAAACAATCCTCCAAGGCCAGTTAG
- a CDS encoding cation:proton antiporter regulatory subunit, giving the protein MGLIKEAELPGLGKKYLLELEGGERIGVVVYDEGLRDLFYFPAGESEPAYTVTLTDQEARQIASILGGVFYQPKMLEKLEMAIADLRIEWLKVAPQAPAVGKSIGELNLRKNHGITVIAIIEDAGRGKKKCTAINPGPSFVFLPGQMVVAAGKAGDIEAFEEMITGGGVQNGAV; this is encoded by the coding sequence ATGGGGCTAATTAAGGAAGCAGAGCTACCCGGGTTAGGGAAAAAATATCTGCTGGAACTGGAAGGCGGAGAACGTATCGGGGTGGTTGTCTATGACGAAGGTTTACGGGACCTGTTTTATTTCCCAGCCGGGGAGAGCGAACCTGCGTACACAGTAACGCTTACCGACCAGGAAGCCCGCCAGATAGCCTCTATTCTGGGTGGAGTTTTTTATCAGCCTAAAATGCTGGAAAAATTGGAAATGGCTATTGCCGACCTGCGCATTGAGTGGCTGAAAGTAGCACCACAGGCACCGGCAGTAGGAAAAAGTATTGGTGAGTTAAACCTGCGTAAAAACCACGGGATTACCGTTATCGCCATTATTGAAGACGCCGGCCGGGGCAAAAAGAAATGCACGGCTATAAACCCCGGTCCCAGTTTTGTTTTCCTTCCCGGCCAGATGGTTGTGGCAGCGGGAAAAGCGGGGGACATCGAGGCCTTCGAGGAAATGATTACAGGGGGAGGGGTCCAAAACGGTGCCGTTTGA
- a CDS encoding DUF2179 domain-containing protein, translating to METWLPLIGGYLFIFFARVVDMSLDVIRVLMLMRDKRLLAAVVGFLEVSVFILALNQVLAGGLNDPVKVIAYAGGFATGNYIGSLIEGRLALGYLSLQVFPAPQLASQFIERLRQEGFGVTSVECQGQCGVRTVLFVLLKRRDLQRALSILNKLDPNTFFNVSDARLIHGGIFPSKGTRLGK from the coding sequence TTGGAAACATGGTTGCCGCTGATAGGAGGTTACCTGTTTATTTTCTTTGCCCGGGTAGTAGACATGTCCCTGGACGTAATCAGAGTATTGATGCTGATGCGGGACAAACGGTTGCTGGCAGCTGTAGTTGGTTTTCTTGAGGTTTCCGTGTTCATACTGGCTCTTAATCAAGTACTGGCCGGAGGTTTAAACGACCCCGTTAAAGTAATAGCATATGCCGGCGGTTTTGCAACGGGAAACTACATCGGCAGCCTTATTGAAGGCAGACTTGCCCTGGGCTACCTGTCACTGCAGGTATTCCCGGCACCACAACTGGCCTCGCAGTTTATCGAAAGGTTGCGCCAGGAGGGCTTTGGTGTTACCAGTGTGGAGTGCCAGGGTCAGTGCGGGGTGAGGACAGTATTGTTCGTACTTCTTAAACGGCGCGACCTGCAGCGGGCACTGTCTATTCTGAACAAGCTTGATCCCAATACATTTTTTAATGTGTCTGACGCCCGGCTGATCCATGGAGGGATTTTTCCATCTAAAGGAACTAGATTGGGAAAGTAA
- a CDS encoding glycosyltransferase family 4 protein gives MKIGVFTDSYRPYTSGVVRSIDTFTAELTKLGHDVYIFAPNYPNCSREKRVFRFPSLPAPTNRDFALAVPFSLRLKPTINQWKPDIIHVHSPFLLGRVGARYARKLGIPLVFTFHTLYDQYVHYVPFAQGVTRELTKRFCRDFCNRCDLVITPTAIIEEHLKKMGVRTKIKVIPTGINMEEFTQGDKNWLRREHGIKPEEKILLFVGRLGQEKNIGFLLSAFAELCREIPNLKLVLVGGGPEEVNLKRQAVHLGINQQVIFTGTLNRTEVINCYQGADLFAFASKTETQGLVLAEAKAAGLPVVAVKAFGTSEMVRDGEDGFLIPENKDLFVAKIKELVTDDNLRQKMAARAKSNAQLLSSRQSALNLVAEYHALLDIKHNQLISSSI, from the coding sequence TTGAAAATCGGTGTTTTTACCGATAGCTACCGTCCATACACCAGCGGTGTGGTGCGGTCCATAGATACTTTTACTGCTGAGCTCACCAAACTGGGACATGATGTCTATATCTTTGCCCCTAATTACCCTAATTGCTCCAGAGAAAAGCGGGTTTTTCGCTTTCCTTCCCTCCCGGCCCCGACAAACCGGGATTTTGCCCTGGCGGTACCCTTTTCTTTACGTCTGAAACCCACAATCAACCAATGGAAACCGGATATTATCCATGTTCATTCACCCTTTTTGCTCGGGCGAGTTGGTGCCCGCTATGCCCGTAAACTGGGCATCCCTCTGGTTTTTACCTTTCACACTCTTTATGATCAATATGTCCACTACGTACCCTTCGCCCAGGGTGTTACCCGGGAATTGACCAAACGCTTTTGCCGGGACTTCTGCAACAGGTGCGATTTGGTGATTACACCAACCGCCATTATCGAGGAACATTTAAAAAAAATGGGGGTGCGTACAAAAATTAAAGTCATACCCACAGGTATTAATATGGAGGAATTTACTCAAGGGGACAAAAACTGGTTGCGCCGGGAACATGGTATTAAACCGGAAGAAAAGATCCTGCTTTTTGTGGGACGGCTGGGGCAGGAAAAGAACATCGGCTTTTTGTTATCCGCTTTTGCGGAACTTTGCAGGGAAATCCCCAATTTAAAACTGGTTCTGGTAGGTGGGGGTCCGGAAGAGGTCAATTTAAAAAGACAGGCCGTCCACCTTGGCATAAACCAGCAAGTAATATTTACCGGCACGTTAAATAGAACGGAAGTAATTAACTGTTATCAGGGGGCCGATCTCTTTGCTTTTGCCTCAAAAACCGAAACCCAGGGGCTGGTGCTGGCTGAAGCAAAGGCAGCCGGACTTCCGGTGGTGGCCGTTAAAGCTTTTGGTACAAGTGAAATGGTCAGAGACGGAGAAGATGGTTTTCTGATTCCGGAAAATAAGGACCTGTTTGTAGCAAAAATAAAAGAACTCGTCACAGATGACAACCTGCGTCAAAAAATGGCCGCCCGGGCAAAAAGCAACGCCCAACTGCTTTCTTCCCGCCAGTCAGCCTTAAATTTAGTTGCCGAGTACCATGCCCTCCTGGATATAAAGCATAATCAACTTATAAGTAGTTCGATCTAA
- a CDS encoding B12-binding domain-containing radical SAM protein — protein MQYEPPLFRPPSEASSLILQVTLGCSHNACAFCGMYKGKKFRPRTLVEVMADVEEAARFCPEVRRIFLADGNALTMDTQELLRLLQHLHQTFPELERVSCYAGPLDLLKKEPEELRELRKAGLKLLYLGVESGSDLVLKKMHKGVNAAEMVRACRRALDAGFELSVTVITGLGGKELSREHARATASVINAINPTYLAALTLIVVPNTPLYRQVQEGKFSLLNPQESLQELKWLLAGLEVDNCIFRCNHASNYLPLRGTLKRDREKLIGILEEALREPGSVSLRPDYARGL, from the coding sequence ATGCAATACGAACCACCCCTTTTCCGGCCACCCAGTGAAGCCAGCAGTTTAATTTTACAGGTTACCCTCGGCTGTTCCCACAATGCCTGTGCCTTTTGCGGCATGTACAAGGGCAAGAAATTTCGTCCCCGAACCCTGGTGGAAGTCATGGCCGACGTCGAGGAAGCGGCCCGTTTTTGTCCTGAGGTGCGGCGGATTTTCCTGGCAGACGGTAATGCCCTGACCATGGACACCCAAGAGCTCTTAAGGCTTTTGCAACACCTTCATCAAACCTTTCCCGAGCTGGAACGGGTGTCCTGTTATGCCGGGCCCCTGGATCTCCTTAAGAAAGAACCGGAAGAGCTGCGGGAACTGCGGAAAGCGGGCCTGAAATTGCTCTACCTGGGGGTAGAAAGCGGCAGCGACCTGGTATTGAAAAAAATGCACAAAGGGGTTAATGCCGCGGAGATGGTGCGTGCCTGCCGGCGCGCCCTGGATGCCGGCTTCGAGCTATCAGTAACGGTGATTACGGGCCTGGGTGGGAAGGAACTTTCCCGGGAACATGCCCGGGCCACCGCCAGTGTAATCAACGCCATCAACCCTACCTACCTGGCTGCTCTTACCTTAATCGTTGTCCCGAATACCCCCCTTTACAGACAAGTGCAGGAAGGCAAGTTTTCCCTGCTTAACCCACAGGAATCCTTGCAGGAGCTAAAGTGGTTGCTGGCAGGGCTGGAAGTGGATAACTGTATCTTCCGCTGCAATCATGCGTCCAACTACCTGCCTTTAAGGGGCACCCTCAAAAGGGACCGGGAGAAGCTCATCGGGATACTGGAAGAGGCTTTAAGGGAACCCGGCAGCGTTTCCCTGCGTCCGGATTATGCCCGGGGTTTATAA
- a CDS encoding late competence development ComFB family protein, with translation MIHNYTEVAVQRFLPEVLKEYVKNNPRTCTCTRCQEDIMALALNQLPPHYVVSDEGTIYTKVNFDQIGGKAQVIAAITNAIKQVAANPRHDKSRP, from the coding sequence GTGATCCACAATTACACTGAAGTGGCCGTGCAGCGCTTTTTGCCAGAGGTATTGAAAGAATACGTCAAAAATAACCCCAGAACCTGTACCTGCACCCGTTGCCAGGAAGATATTATGGCTCTTGCTTTAAATCAATTACCCCCTCACTACGTGGTATCCGATGAAGGTACCATTTATACTAAAGTAAATTTTGACCAGATAGGCGGGAAGGCACAGGTAATCGCGGCCATTACCAACGCTATCAAGCAAGTGGCAGCCAACCCCAGGCACGACAAATCCCGGCCATGA
- a CDS encoding HAD family hydrolase, giving the protein MDIPERGLLQLQHLVLDFNGTMARDGNLLPGVEERLNTLAEKLVIHVLTADTFGTGEKACRNIKGYVHVLKPGKGGSQKLKFIEKLGPQNTAAVGNGTNDTLMLKNAALGIVVLGPEGASVQALLAADVVVTDICQGLDLLLHPKRLIATLRL; this is encoded by the coding sequence GTGGATATACCGGAGCGGGGGTTACTGCAGCTGCAACACCTGGTTCTGGATTTTAACGGCACCATGGCCAGAGACGGCAACCTGCTTCCAGGAGTAGAGGAAAGGTTAAATACCCTTGCCGAAAAACTAGTGATCCACGTGCTTACGGCCGACACCTTTGGGACGGGGGAAAAGGCCTGCCGCAATATCAAAGGCTACGTACACGTCCTGAAGCCGGGAAAAGGGGGCAGTCAAAAACTAAAATTTATTGAAAAATTGGGCCCACAAAATACGGCAGCCGTTGGCAACGGGACCAACGACACTCTGATGCTAAAAAACGCCGCCCTGGGCATCGTTGTTCTGGGACCGGAAGGCGCCTCAGTACAGGCCCTTCTGGCTGCCGACGTGGTGGTCACGGACATCTGCCAGGGCCTGGACCTGTTGCTGCATCCCAAGCGGCTAATCGCTACCCTGCGCTTATAG
- a CDS encoding 6-phosphofructokinase, translating to MAAPTKIKRIGVLTGGGDAPGLNAVIRAVVKVAIREYGLSVIGFLNGFGGLIKNQARELTEKDVVGILPRGGTILGTTNRDNPFHYPVVKGGKKVFVDVSDRIFENISIHGVDALIVIGGDGSLAIAKELYAKGLAVVGVPKTIDNDLLATDQTFGFDTALTTATEALDKLHTTAESHHRVMVLEVMGRYAGWIALAAGVAGGADVILIPEIPYRIEKVIDMINQREVQGKKFSIIVVAEGAKPVDGELVVQKRVEDSFDPIRLGGIGHVVAQQVEEATGKETRVTILGHLQRGGSPTAFDRILATRYGTGAVRLVVEGRFGHMVCLRGTSIDAVPLTEATGQIRAVPLESDLLLSARQLGICLGD from the coding sequence ATGGCTGCTCCGACTAAAATTAAACGCATTGGTGTATTAACCGGCGGAGGCGACGCTCCCGGACTAAACGCCGTCATCAGGGCGGTGGTAAAAGTAGCTATCAGGGAATATGGACTTTCGGTAATTGGCTTTTTAAACGGTTTTGGGGGATTGATTAAGAACCAGGCCCGGGAGCTTACGGAAAAGGATGTAGTGGGTATCCTGCCCCGGGGCGGAACTATTCTCGGTACCACCAACCGTGATAATCCCTTTCATTATCCAGTGGTTAAGGGCGGGAAAAAGGTTTTTGTAGACGTAAGCGATCGTATTTTTGAAAATATCAGTATCCACGGGGTTGATGCCCTGATCGTTATCGGTGGAGATGGCAGCCTGGCCATTGCTAAAGAGCTGTACGCTAAAGGATTGGCTGTGGTTGGAGTTCCTAAGACCATTGACAACGATTTACTGGCCACGGATCAAACTTTCGGTTTTGACACTGCCCTCACCACCGCCACCGAAGCTCTGGACAAGCTACACACTACGGCGGAATCCCACCACCGGGTTATGGTTCTGGAGGTAATGGGGCGTTACGCCGGTTGGATAGCCCTGGCTGCCGGGGTGGCCGGTGGGGCTGACGTGATCTTGATTCCTGAAATTCCCTATCGCATTGAGAAGGTCATCGATATGATCAACCAGCGGGAAGTACAGGGTAAAAAGTTCAGCATCATCGTGGTGGCCGAAGGGGCTAAACCAGTAGACGGAGAATTAGTGGTTCAAAAAAGGGTGGAGGATAGCTTCGATCCCATCCGTTTGGGTGGCATAGGCCATGTGGTGGCTCAACAGGTGGAGGAAGCCACCGGAAAAGAAACCAGGGTTACTATACTGGGACACCTGCAAAGGGGGGGTTCCCCTACAGCCTTTGACCGCATTCTGGCTACACGCTACGGCACGGGGGCAGTCCGGTTGGTTGTGGAAGGGCGTTTCGGACACATGGTCTGCCTCCGGGGCACTAGCATTGACGCCGTACCCCTCACGGAAGCTACAGGGCAAATCCGCGCCGTACCCCTAGAAAGCGATCTGCTGCTCTCGGCAAGGCAACTGGGGATTTGTCTGGGAGATTAA